A section of the Leeia speluncae genome encodes:
- a CDS encoding zinc-dependent alcohol dehydrogenase family protein, translated as MKAVVYESFNTAPQIQIVNDPTPADHGVVIEVKATGVCRSDWHGWVGHDSDIHLPHVPGHEFSGVISAVGKQVKKWKIGDRVTVPFVAGCGHCAECHSGNQQVCDHQFQPGFTHWGSFAEYVGIHEADLNLVALPESMDFTTAASLGCRFVTSFRAVVDQGKTSAGQWVAVHGCGGVGLSAIMIANALGANVIAIDISDDKLQLARSLGSVATVNAANVPNVVEAVQQLSKGGVHVSLDALGHPTTCFNSISNLRKRGKHVQVGLMLGDHTMPAVPMSKVIANELEILGSHGMQAHRYDAMFAMIHSGKLQPEKLIGRTINLEESIPVLMNMDKFEVPGVTVITEF; from the coding sequence ATGAAAGCCGTCGTGTATGAATCCTTCAATACTGCCCCACAAATTCAGATCGTCAATGATCCAACACCAGCAGATCACGGCGTGGTGATCGAGGTAAAAGCGACCGGCGTCTGCAGAAGTGATTGGCATGGTTGGGTCGGTCATGATTCAGATATTCATCTTCCTCATGTACCTGGGCATGAATTTTCCGGTGTGATTTCTGCGGTTGGAAAGCAAGTAAAAAAATGGAAAATTGGGGATCGGGTGACAGTGCCTTTTGTTGCCGGTTGTGGTCATTGCGCGGAATGTCATTCCGGTAATCAGCAAGTGTGTGATCATCAATTTCAGCCTGGATTTACCCATTGGGGATCATTTGCTGAGTATGTGGGTATTCATGAGGCAGACTTAAACCTAGTCGCGTTGCCTGAGAGTATGGATTTCACCACGGCGGCGAGTTTAGGCTGTCGGTTTGTCACTTCCTTTAGGGCGGTCGTCGATCAAGGTAAAACTAGCGCAGGCCAATGGGTAGCAGTGCATGGCTGCGGAGGGGTTGGCTTATCCGCCATTATGATTGCCAATGCCTTAGGTGCTAACGTGATTGCGATTGATATTTCTGATGATAAATTGCAATTAGCCCGTTCACTCGGCTCAGTTGCGACTGTCAATGCTGCTAACGTGCCTAATGTCGTAGAGGCCGTTCAGCAGCTATCTAAAGGTGGCGTCCATGTCTCTCTAGATGCCTTGGGTCACCCAACAACTTGTTTTAATTCAATCAGCAACTTACGTAAAAGAGGTAAGCACGTTCAAGTGGGGCTTATGTTGGGGGATCATACGATGCCGGCGGTGCCAATGAGCAAAGTCATTGCTAATGAATTAGAAATCCTAGGTAGTCATGGGATGCAGGCACATCGATACGACGCAATGTTTGCCATGATTCATAGCGGAAAATTACAACCAGAAAAGCTGATTGGCCGGACGATTAACCTGGAAGAATCCATCCCCGTATTAATGAACATGGATAAGTTTGAAGTACCCGGTGTAACGGTGATTACAGAGTTTTAA